The Sinomonas sp. P10A9 genome includes a window with the following:
- the betA gene encoding choline dehydrogenase, whose protein sequence is MTAKHFDYIIVGGGSAGSVLADRLSAGGDRTVLVLEAGRSDYPWDLFIQMPAALTFPSGNPLYDWRYESDPEPFMRGRRVAHARGKVLGGSSSINGMIFQRGNPLDYERWGADSGMESWDFAHCLPYFKRMENCLAAAPEDPYRGHDGPLILERGPATNPLFQAFFDAAVEAGYPRTDDVNGFRQEGFGPFDRNVHKGERYSASRGYLRPARTRPNVTVRTLSFVTGIEFRGTRASGVTYRRGGQNHTVSGGEVILCGGAFNTPQLLQLAGIGEPEHLRSVGVTPRVGLPGVGENLQDHLEVYIQHACLAPVSQQPSLDLWRMPFIGLEWLLGRKGPAATNHFEGGGFARSNSDVAYPNLMYHFLPVAVRYDGKKADVEHGYQVHVGPMYSDARGRLRIRSADASGRPSILFNYLSTEQDRREWIEAIRVSREILRQPAMAPFNGGEISPGLAVSTDEEILDWVARDAETALHPSCTAKMGPDSDPMAVVDPLTMKVHGTEGLRVVDASAMPYVTNGNIFAPVMMLAEKAADLILGRALPAESEPYHRHAVSQTEEAA, encoded by the coding sequence ATGACAGCCAAGCACTTCGACTACATCATCGTCGGCGGCGGCAGCGCCGGCTCTGTCCTGGCCGACCGGTTGAGCGCGGGAGGGGACCGCACGGTGCTCGTCCTCGAGGCCGGCCGAAGCGACTACCCGTGGGACCTGTTCATCCAGATGCCCGCCGCACTCACGTTCCCGAGCGGGAACCCGCTCTATGACTGGCGCTATGAGTCTGATCCCGAGCCGTTTATGCGGGGTCGGCGGGTGGCGCATGCGCGCGGCAAGGTCCTGGGAGGCTCGAGCTCGATCAACGGCATGATCTTCCAGCGGGGCAACCCTCTGGACTACGAGCGATGGGGCGCAGACTCCGGCATGGAGTCATGGGACTTCGCCCACTGCCTGCCCTACTTCAAGCGCATGGAGAACTGCCTCGCGGCCGCTCCCGAGGATCCATACCGAGGCCACGACGGTCCCCTCATCCTCGAGCGCGGCCCCGCCACGAACCCGCTGTTCCAGGCCTTCTTCGATGCGGCCGTGGAGGCCGGCTACCCGCGTACCGACGACGTCAACGGCTTCAGGCAGGAGGGATTCGGCCCGTTCGATCGCAACGTGCACAAGGGCGAGCGCTACTCGGCGTCGCGCGGATATCTCCGGCCGGCCCGCACGCGGCCGAACGTGACGGTTCGGACCCTCTCGTTCGTCACCGGGATCGAGTTCCGGGGAACGCGCGCAAGCGGCGTCACCTACCGCCGGGGCGGGCAGAACCACACGGTGAGCGGTGGCGAGGTCATCCTGTGCGGGGGCGCCTTCAACACGCCACAGCTGCTCCAACTCGCGGGCATCGGCGAACCGGAGCACCTCCGCTCCGTCGGTGTCACGCCCCGGGTCGGGCTTCCGGGCGTCGGGGAGAACCTCCAGGACCACCTCGAGGTCTACATCCAGCACGCATGCCTCGCTCCCGTGTCGCAACAGCCATCCCTCGACCTGTGGCGCATGCCCTTCATCGGCCTCGAGTGGCTCCTCGGCCGAAAGGGCCCCGCGGCCACGAACCACTTCGAGGGAGGCGGCTTTGCCCGGTCGAACAGCGACGTGGCCTACCCGAACCTCATGTACCACTTCCTTCCCGTGGCGGTGCGGTACGACGGCAAGAAGGCCGACGTCGAGCACGGCTACCAGGTCCATGTCGGGCCCATGTACTCCGACGCGCGCGGGCGGCTGAGGATACGCTCTGCCGACGCCTCGGGGCGCCCATCGATCCTCTTCAACTACCTCTCGACCGAGCAGGACCGGCGCGAGTGGATCGAAGCGATCCGCGTCTCCCGAGAGATCCTCCGGCAGCCGGCCATGGCGCCGTTCAACGGCGGCGAGATCTCGCCCGGGCTTGCCGTCAGCACGGACGAGGAGATCCTCGACTGGGTCGCCCGGGACGCGGAGACCGCACTCCATCCGTCCTGCACGGCGAAGATGGGCCCGGACTCGGACCCCATGGCCGTCGTCGACCCGCTCACCATGAAGGTCCACGGCACGGAGGGGCTGCGCGTCGTGGACGCGTCGGCCATGCCCTACGTGACGAACGGCAACATCTTCGCACCGGTCATGATGCTCGCCGAGAAGGCCGCCGACCTCATCCTCGGCCGGGCGCTCCCGGCCGAATCCGAGCCCTACCACCGACACGCCGTGAGCCAGACCGAGGAGGCAGCATGA
- a CDS encoding quaternary amine ABC transporter ATP-binding protein: protein MSASVLEPSTARHAAASGPSEPALKVEGLWKIFGAKADKIIGTPDEHLTRKELQSKTGCLAAVKDVSFEVAPGEVFVVMGLSGSGKSTLVRLLTRLIEPTAGRVTIDGEDVTCASKAKLREMRRSHMAMVFQQFGLLPHRKVIDNIAYGLEVRGEGKAKRLARAQEMVDLVGLSGYENSFPDQLSGGMQQRVGLARALAVDPQVLLFDEPFSALDPLIRRDMQNEVCRLHEEVGKTMVFITHDLQEALKLGDRILIMRDGEVVQIGTPAEVVANPADDYVRDFVSDVPRSHVLTLRYVVRAPRAGESLDGPAMRADCVVRDAARQVLESSLPVRVYEGERFLGVVDDEDILRVVVAEEASPAVGNGGAA, encoded by the coding sequence ATGAGCGCCAGTGTCCTAGAACCCAGTACCGCCCGTCACGCGGCCGCCAGCGGCCCTTCGGAACCAGCCCTCAAGGTCGAGGGCCTCTGGAAGATCTTCGGGGCGAAGGCGGACAAGATCATCGGCACGCCCGACGAGCACCTCACGCGCAAGGAGCTCCAGTCCAAGACCGGGTGCCTCGCGGCCGTCAAGGACGTCTCCTTCGAGGTGGCCCCCGGCGAGGTCTTCGTCGTCATGGGCCTCTCTGGATCGGGCAAGTCGACGCTCGTGCGCCTGCTGACACGGCTCATCGAGCCGACGGCGGGTCGCGTCACGATCGACGGCGAGGACGTCACCTGCGCGAGCAAGGCGAAGCTGCGCGAGATGCGCCGCAGCCACATGGCCATGGTCTTCCAGCAGTTCGGCCTCCTCCCACACCGCAAGGTCATCGACAACATCGCCTACGGCCTCGAGGTCCGGGGCGAAGGCAAGGCCAAACGCCTCGCCCGCGCCCAGGAGATGGTCGATCTCGTCGGCCTGTCCGGCTATGAGAACTCGTTCCCCGACCAGCTCTCCGGCGGCATGCAGCAGCGCGTCGGCCTGGCCCGGGCCCTCGCGGTCGACCCCCAGGTCCTGCTGTTCGACGAGCCCTTCTCCGCGCTCGACCCTCTCATCCGGCGGGACATGCAGAACGAGGTGTGCCGCCTTCACGAGGAGGTCGGGAAGACGATGGTCTTCATCACCCACGACCTCCAGGAAGCGCTCAAGCTGGGCGACCGCATCCTCATCATGCGTGACGGCGAGGTCGTCCAGATCGGCACCCCAGCCGAGGTTGTGGCGAACCCGGCCGACGACTATGTGCGCGATTTCGTCTCTGACGTCCCGCGCTCGCACGTGCTCACGCTCCGCTACGTGGTCCGGGCCCCCCGCGCGGGGGAGTCCCTCGACGGGCCGGCCATGCGCGCGGACTGCGTGGTGCGCGACGCAGCGCGCCAGGTCCTGGAGTCGTCGCTCCCGGTCCGCGTCTACGAGGGCGAGCGGTTCCTCGGCGTGGTCGACGACGAGGACATCCTCCGCGTCGTCGTCGCCGAAGAGGCGTCCCCCGCAGTGGGCAACGGTGGTGCGGCATGA
- a CDS encoding ABC transporter permease subunit, with protein MSTMATDCDRVDTAAIPPGGARERASEPATRPPTGGPRAFTRRHWRSLVGAAVVAAWLVLWALLRGTQTLELGGAEKTDVHVWFNGLRDGFDAARANSAFFEYVVQPITNGLNGTVAFLQHLASQPSVGRPVPEVGWLGVVVLLAWLTFTFAGVRLMLLVAACVLLFGFFGYWQQSIDTLIVTFVAVLVCVLLGLPLGILTARNARVAAVVTPVLDLMQTLPSFAYLAPLALVFGIGPAAAIVTTVIYSLPPLVRITEHGIRNVSPVTLEAVASMGGTAWQTLAKVELPMARRTIVVGVNQCTMAALSMATIATLINGPGLGGPVLQALQSLDVGSAFVSGLAIVLMAIMLDRTTTAASERSGIEARVQRGTGPAGLRGARGRRAAVVIGAVLTAVAVYLSRTYLALAKFPPSPDLGTPLAKAVSAATAWAVGTLSGFTGWLKDAVTAVLVNPLESLLAQSPWWVMALVLLGVALALGRWRTALVTLACEAVILGTGLWNESMKTLATTLVATLLVVVAAVAVGVLMGRSRLVDSIVRPVLDAFQTIPPFVYLVPALALFGPTRFTAIAAALAYGVPIATKLVADGIRGVSPVAVEASESMGTTTWQMVSKVQLPMARAAVVLAANQGLLYVLAMVVVGGLVGGGGLGYLVVSGFSQGQLFGKGLAAGIAITALGIMLDRIAQHAAARFGSA; from the coding sequence ATGAGCACGATGGCCACCGACTGCGACCGGGTGGACACCGCCGCGATCCCTCCCGGGGGCGCGAGGGAACGGGCGTCGGAACCCGCGACCCGCCCGCCGACAGGCGGCCCGCGCGCCTTCACCCGCCGACACTGGCGCTCGCTCGTGGGCGCCGCCGTCGTCGCGGCGTGGCTCGTGCTGTGGGCGCTCCTGAGGGGAACGCAGACCCTCGAACTCGGAGGGGCCGAGAAGACCGACGTCCACGTCTGGTTCAACGGCCTGCGGGACGGCTTCGACGCGGCCCGGGCGAACTCGGCGTTCTTCGAGTACGTCGTCCAGCCGATCACGAATGGCCTCAACGGGACCGTCGCGTTCCTCCAGCATCTGGCCAGCCAGCCCTCGGTGGGGCGTCCGGTTCCGGAGGTCGGCTGGCTGGGCGTCGTCGTGCTCCTCGCCTGGCTCACCTTCACCTTCGCCGGTGTGCGGCTGATGCTCCTGGTCGCCGCGTGCGTGCTCCTGTTCGGCTTCTTCGGCTACTGGCAGCAGAGCATCGACACGCTCATCGTGACGTTCGTGGCCGTCCTCGTCTGCGTGCTCCTGGGGCTCCCGCTGGGCATTCTTACCGCGCGGAACGCCAGGGTCGCGGCCGTGGTCACCCCGGTGCTGGACCTCATGCAGACCCTCCCGTCGTTCGCGTACCTCGCGCCCCTGGCCCTCGTTTTCGGCATCGGCCCGGCCGCGGCCATCGTCACGACGGTCATCTACTCGCTCCCGCCGCTCGTGCGCATCACCGAGCACGGCATCCGCAACGTCTCGCCCGTCACGCTCGAAGCCGTGGCCTCGATGGGCGGCACCGCCTGGCAGACACTGGCCAAGGTGGAGCTGCCCATGGCCCGGCGCACGATCGTCGTGGGCGTCAACCAGTGCACCATGGCCGCGCTCTCCATGGCGACCATCGCCACGCTCATCAACGGGCCCGGCCTCGGCGGCCCTGTGCTCCAGGCGCTCCAGTCCCTCGACGTCGGCTCGGCCTTCGTCTCGGGCCTCGCGATCGTGCTCATGGCCATCATGCTGGACCGCACGACGACGGCCGCCTCCGAACGCTCGGGGATCGAGGCCCGCGTCCAGCGCGGCACGGGCCCGGCGGGCCTGCGCGGCGCACGGGGGCGACGGGCCGCCGTCGTCATCGGTGCGGTGCTCACCGCGGTCGCCGTCTACCTCTCCCGCACCTACCTCGCGCTGGCGAAGTTCCCGCCGTCCCCCGACCTCGGCACGCCGCTCGCCAAGGCGGTTTCGGCCGCCACGGCATGGGCTGTGGGGACGCTCTCCGGCTTCACGGGCTGGCTCAAGGACGCTGTGACCGCCGTGCTCGTCAACCCGCTCGAGTCGCTCCTGGCGCAGTCGCCCTGGTGGGTCATGGCGCTCGTGCTCCTGGGCGTCGCGCTCGCGCTCGGCCGCTGGCGCACCGCTCTGGTCACGCTCGCGTGCGAGGCCGTGATCCTGGGCACGGGCCTCTGGAACGAGAGCATGAAGACGCTCGCCACGACCCTCGTCGCCACCCTCCTCGTTGTCGTCGCGGCGGTGGCCGTCGGAGTCTTGATGGGCAGGAGCAGGCTCGTCGACTCGATCGTCCGACCGGTGCTGGACGCGTTCCAGACCATCCCGCCGTTCGTGTACCTCGTCCCGGCGCTTGCCCTCTTCGGCCCCACCAGGTTCACCGCGATCGCCGCCGCCCTCGCCTACGGCGTGCCGATCGCCACCAAGCTCGTTGCCGACGGCATCCGGGGCGTCTCCCCGGTCGCCGTCGAGGCCTCCGAATCGATGGGGACCACGACGTGGCAGATGGTGTCCAAGGTCCAGTTGCCCATGGCGCGCGCCGCCGTCGTCCTCGCCGCCAATCAGGGCCTCCTGTACGTGCTCGCGATGGTCGTCGTCGGCGGCCTCGTCGGAGGCGGGGGACTCGGATATCTCGTGGTCTCCGGCTTCTCGCAGGGCCAGCTCTTCGGCAAGGGCCTCGCCGCCGGCATCGCCATCACCGCCCTCGGAATCATGCTCGACCGCATCGCCCAGCACGCCGCTGCCCGCTTCGGCAGCGCCTGA
- a CDS encoding ABC transporter substrate-binding protein, with product MNRTAKTKALGALALTAVLGLTACGGDISSASPASGSAANCGTFNLAVNPWVGYEADAYVVGTLAKEKLGCTVNYKTLKEEVAWQGFGSGEVDAVIENWGHPDLTEKYITQQKTAVDAGLTGNTGVIGWFVPPWMAKQYPDITDSKNLNKYADLFKTSESGGQGQLLDGDPSFVTNDEALVKNLGLNFKVVYAGSEPALIQAFRQAEQNHTPLIGYFYDPQWFMAEVPLVKVNLPAYTDGCDADAAKVACDYPKYDLNKIASTKFANSGSPAYQLVKKFSWTNQDQNTVAGYIARDGMTPEAAAKKWIDANPDKAAAWLK from the coding sequence ATGAATAGAACAGCGAAGACAAAGGCGCTCGGCGCCCTGGCCCTCACCGCCGTCCTCGGCCTGACCGCGTGCGGCGGGGACATCTCCTCCGCGTCCCCCGCCTCCGGGAGCGCAGCGAACTGCGGCACGTTCAACCTCGCCGTCAACCCCTGGGTCGGCTACGAGGCGGACGCCTATGTGGTCGGAACCCTGGCCAAGGAGAAGCTCGGCTGCACCGTCAACTACAAGACCCTCAAGGAAGAGGTCGCGTGGCAGGGCTTCGGCAGCGGCGAGGTGGACGCCGTCATCGAGAACTGGGGTCACCCTGACCTCACCGAGAAGTACATCACCCAGCAGAAGACCGCCGTGGACGCCGGCCTCACCGGGAACACCGGAGTGATCGGCTGGTTCGTGCCGCCATGGATGGCCAAGCAGTACCCCGACATCACGGACTCGAAGAACCTGAACAAGTACGCGGACCTCTTCAAGACCTCCGAGTCCGGCGGGCAGGGCCAGCTCCTCGACGGCGACCCCTCCTTCGTCACGAACGACGAGGCCCTCGTGAAGAACCTCGGCCTGAACTTCAAGGTCGTGTACGCCGGCAGCGAGCCCGCCCTCATCCAGGCCTTCCGCCAGGCCGAGCAGAACCACACGCCGCTCATCGGCTACTTCTACGACCCCCAGTGGTTCATGGCCGAGGTCCCACTCGTGAAGGTCAACCTCCCCGCCTACACCGACGGATGTGACGCCGACGCAGCCAAGGTCGCCTGCGACTACCCGAAGTACGACCTGAACAAGATCGCCTCCACCAAGTTCGCCAACTCCGGCAGCCCCGCCTACCAGCTCGTGAAGAAGTTCAGCTGGACCAACCAGGACCAGAACACCGTGGCCGGCTACATCGCCCGCGACGGCATGACCCCTGAGGCCGCCGCCAAGAAGTGGATCGACGCCAACCCCGACAAGGCCGCCGCATGGCTCAAGTAG
- a CDS encoding aldehyde dehydrogenase family protein, which yields MAQVATLAPDTTTTTIRGLYIGGAWHEAHDGGTAAVRCPADGREVAVVVSATAADSERAIASARAAFDGGPWRRMTDIERGDVMLRVADLLERDKAAYARAEALDTGKRLVEAEYDMDDIAACFRYYGKIAGLDAGRVVDTGRAGAISRVVYEPVGVCALIAPWNYPLLQAAWKVAPALVAGNSFVLKPSELTPSTSILLMETLAEAGVPAGVANLVTGRGSVVGGPLSSDPRVDLVSLTGSLATGQTIMAAAAETVKRVAFELGGKNPNVVFADADWDAAVDNALTAVFLHSGQVCSAGARLVVEATIAERFVSEVVAKAQRIRLGGPFDPEAETGPLISAGHREKVHTYVQAGIAEGAELLCGGYIPDEPRLADGYFYPPTVLGGCRSGMSVVREESFGPVLTVETFRDEAEAIAIANDTEYGLAGAVWTSDASRAQRVAGALRHGTVWINDYHPYVPQAEWGGFGKSGVGRELGRAGLDEYREAKHIWQNVSPSPSGWFGGTHA from the coding sequence ATGGCTCAAGTAGCCACCCTCGCCCCCGACACCACGACAACCACCATCAGGGGCCTCTATATCGGCGGCGCGTGGCACGAGGCGCACGACGGCGGCACAGCCGCCGTGCGGTGCCCGGCGGACGGGCGCGAGGTGGCGGTCGTCGTCTCGGCCACCGCCGCCGACTCGGAGCGGGCCATCGCCAGCGCCCGGGCCGCGTTTGACGGCGGCCCGTGGCGGCGCATGACCGACATCGAGCGCGGCGACGTGATGCTCCGCGTCGCGGACCTGCTCGAGCGGGACAAGGCGGCATATGCCCGCGCCGAGGCGCTCGACACGGGCAAGCGACTCGTCGAGGCAGAGTACGACATGGACGACATCGCAGCGTGCTTCCGCTACTACGGGAAGATCGCCGGGCTCGACGCGGGCCGGGTCGTCGACACGGGGCGCGCTGGCGCCATCAGCCGTGTCGTGTACGAGCCGGTCGGCGTCTGCGCCCTCATCGCTCCGTGGAACTACCCGCTCCTGCAGGCCGCCTGGAAGGTCGCCCCGGCGCTCGTGGCCGGCAACTCGTTCGTGCTCAAGCCCAGCGAGCTCACGCCGTCGACCTCGATCCTGCTCATGGAGACCCTCGCCGAGGCCGGCGTCCCTGCGGGCGTGGCCAACCTCGTGACGGGCAGGGGCTCGGTGGTGGGCGGCCCGCTGAGCTCGGACCCGCGCGTCGATCTCGTCTCCCTCACGGGGAGCCTCGCCACGGGACAGACGATCATGGCCGCCGCGGCCGAGACCGTCAAGCGCGTAGCCTTCGAGCTCGGCGGGAAGAACCCCAACGTCGTCTTCGCGGACGCGGACTGGGACGCCGCCGTCGACAATGCGCTGACGGCAGTCTTCCTGCACTCGGGCCAGGTCTGCTCGGCGGGCGCCCGGCTCGTCGTGGAGGCAACGATCGCGGAGCGCTTCGTCTCCGAGGTGGTCGCGAAGGCCCAGCGGATCCGGCTCGGCGGGCCCTTCGACCCGGAGGCCGAGACGGGTCCGCTCATCTCGGCCGGGCACCGAGAGAAGGTCCACACGTACGTCCAGGCCGGCATCGCCGAGGGGGCGGAGCTCCTTTGCGGGGGCTACATCCCCGACGAGCCACGCCTCGCGGATGGCTACTTCTACCCGCCCACCGTGCTCGGCGGCTGCCGCTCGGGCATGAGCGTGGTCAGGGAGGAGTCATTCGGGCCCGTGCTCACCGTCGAGACGTTCCGGGACGAGGCTGAGGCGATCGCGATCGCCAACGACACCGAGTACGGACTCGCTGGTGCCGTCTGGACCTCGGACGCGTCGAGGGCCCAGCGCGTGGCCGGAGCACTGCGGCACGGGACGGTGTGGATCAACGACTACCACCCGTACGTCCCGCAGGCCGAGTGGGGCGGCTTCGGCAAGTCCGGCGTCGGCCGTGAGCTGGGCCGCGCGGGGCTCGACGAGTACCGCGAGGCGAAGCACATCTGGCAGAACGTCAGCCCATCGCCGAGCGGGTGGTTCGGCGGCACCCACGCCTGA
- a CDS encoding helix-turn-helix transcriptional regulator, whose protein sequence is MTPAPDALSLLDSAAELADAPLLAIAERLRKAIAPYVACSALIVFTEDCTGRPQKKAGAEHIISRVTLDELDAVRSSLPDLAPRWSEEEIAGRVRPVLAARSSTNALLVLTEPSPAGGRSAAEAMDVVVRLWHLAAVRIRDKVAEAAPSYLRESRAASAERARLTAELTDQHSTTLETMLAALRSPHQSDAAARQAAADLAAGALVRLRSSADRTAALLEEPVAKAFERLQSDLRPLQRFSGIAVQFVEPPADGRALPGEVAHAARAIVRSLVLAMVEQDDVRRIRVQWGCDGTNLLIDIRDDGEGCLSLGEDGMRRIEQRVQALDGELRIEVMASWGADVFVRLPLDAPMPPSREGAEWGLGEREEQVLGLLSGGLRNRAIAAELNVSENTVKFHLRNLFRKLGVSSRAEAIAVAAEARSGTRT, encoded by the coding sequence ATGACCCCCGCCCCTGATGCGCTGTCCCTCCTCGACTCTGCCGCCGAGCTGGCGGATGCGCCGCTGCTGGCCATCGCGGAGAGGCTGCGAAAGGCCATCGCCCCGTATGTCGCGTGCTCGGCGCTCATTGTTTTCACCGAGGACTGCACGGGCCGGCCGCAGAAGAAGGCCGGAGCGGAGCACATCATCAGCCGCGTCACCCTCGACGAGCTCGACGCCGTCCGCTCGTCCCTCCCGGATCTCGCGCCGCGCTGGTCCGAGGAGGAGATCGCCGGCCGGGTGCGCCCCGTCCTGGCCGCCCGATCCTCGACGAACGCGCTCCTGGTGCTCACCGAGCCGTCCCCCGCGGGCGGGCGATCAGCAGCGGAGGCGATGGACGTCGTCGTGCGCCTGTGGCACCTCGCCGCGGTGCGCATCCGCGACAAGGTGGCGGAAGCGGCGCCGTCGTACCTGCGCGAGTCCCGCGCGGCATCCGCCGAGAGGGCGCGCCTCACGGCCGAGCTGACGGACCAGCACTCGACCACACTCGAGACGATGCTCGCCGCGCTGCGCTCGCCGCATCAGTCGGACGCAGCGGCGCGGCAGGCCGCCGCCGACCTCGCCGCGGGGGCCCTGGTCCGACTCCGGTCGTCCGCGGACCGGACCGCGGCCCTGCTCGAGGAACCGGTCGCCAAGGCCTTCGAACGCCTCCAGAGCGATCTGCGCCCCCTCCAGCGGTTCAGCGGGATCGCGGTCCAGTTCGTCGAGCCGCCCGCCGACGGACGCGCGCTCCCGGGCGAGGTGGCCCACGCCGCCCGGGCTATCGTCCGCTCGCTGGTGCTGGCCATGGTCGAGCAGGACGATGTTCGCCGGATCCGGGTGCAGTGGGGCTGCGACGGGACTAACCTCCTCATCGACATCCGGGACGACGGCGAGGGGTGCCTCTCGCTCGGCGAGGACGGGATGCGTCGCATCGAGCAGCGCGTGCAGGCGCTCGACGGGGAGCTGCGTATCGAGGTCATGGCCAGCTGGGGAGCGGATGTGTTCGTGAGACTGCCCCTCGACGCGCCGATGCCCCCATCCCGCGAGGGCGCGGAATGGGGGCTGGGCGAACGCGAGGAGCAGGTGCTGGGGTTGCTCTCGGGCGGTCTGCGGAACCGTGCGATCGCCGCCGAGCTCAACGTCAGCGAGAACACCGTCAAGTTCCACCTGAGGAACCTCTTCAGGAAGCTCGGCGTCAGCTCGCGCGCTGAGGCGATCGCGGTTGCCGCGGAGGCCCGGTCGGGCACCCGCACCTGA
- the hxlB gene encoding 6-phospho-3-hexuloisomerase encodes MSVETMTTPRPVTADGVHHSLGLIQGEVFAAASSLHRGEMAEVARLVRDAPRVFLAGAGRSGLVLRMAAMRLMHLGLEVHVAGDTTTPAIRSGDLLIAASGSGTTAGVVKAASTAAAVGARIAVFTTDGDSPLAARADAVVIIPAARKTDHGGTASQQYSGSLFEQVLLVATEAVFQSLWDADGTPAEELWLRHANIE; translated from the coding sequence ATGAGCGTGGAGACGATGACGACGCCGCGTCCGGTCACGGCCGACGGCGTCCACCACAGCCTCGGCCTCATCCAGGGCGAGGTCTTCGCGGCAGCCAGCTCGCTGCACCGCGGGGAGATGGCCGAGGTCGCCCGACTGGTCCGTGATGCGCCGCGGGTCTTCCTCGCCGGCGCCGGCCGCAGCGGGCTCGTGCTCCGCATGGCGGCGATGCGCCTCATGCACCTCGGTCTCGAGGTCCACGTCGCGGGGGACACGACGACCCCGGCCATCCGCTCGGGCGACCTCCTCATCGCCGCCTCGGGTTCCGGCACGACGGCCGGCGTCGTGAAGGCGGCGAGCACCGCCGCGGCGGTCGGGGCACGCATCGCGGTCTTCACGACGGACGGTGACTCGCCGCTGGCGGCCCGCGCCGACGCCGTCGTGATCATCCCGGCCGCACGCAAGACGGACCACGGCGGCACGGCCTCCCAGCAGTACTCGGGGAGCCTGTTCGAGCAAGTGCTGCTCGTGGCCACCGAGGCCGTGTTCCAGAGCCTCTGGGACGCCGACGGGACCCCGGCGGAGGAGCTCTGGCTCCGGCACGCCAACATCGAGTAG
- the hxlA gene encoding 3-hexulose-6-phosphate synthase: MKLQVAMDVLTVDEALALAAQVAEHVDIIELGTPLVKNAGLSAVTAIKEAHPGKVVFADLKTMDAGELEAELAFKAGADLVSVLGSADDSTIAGAVKAARAHNKGVVVDLIGVQDKVTRAQEARQLGAKYVEFHAGLDEQAKPGYDLSVLLTAGELARVPFSVAGGVNASTIAAVQRSGADVAVAGGSIYGAADPAAAARELRAAII; the protein is encoded by the coding sequence ATGAAGCTTCAGGTCGCCATGGACGTCCTCACCGTCGACGAGGCTCTCGCACTGGCCGCGCAGGTCGCAGAGCACGTGGACATCATCGAGCTCGGCACCCCGCTCGTGAAGAATGCCGGGCTCTCGGCAGTCACCGCCATCAAGGAGGCGCACCCCGGCAAGGTGGTCTTCGCCGACCTCAAGACGATGGACGCCGGGGAGCTCGAGGCGGAGCTCGCCTTCAAGGCCGGCGCCGATCTGGTGTCCGTCCTGGGCAGCGCCGATGACTCGACGATTGCGGGAGCGGTCAAGGCCGCGCGCGCCCACAACAAGGGCGTGGTCGTGGACCTCATCGGCGTCCAGGACAAGGTCACCCGGGCCCAGGAGGCCCGCCAGCTCGGCGCGAAGTACGTCGAGTTCCACGCGGGCCTCGACGAGCAGGCCAAGCCGGGCTACGACTTGAGCGTTCTCCTGACCGCGGGCGAACTGGCCCGCGTGCCGTTCTCCGTGGCCGGCGGCGTCAACGCCTCCACGATTGCGGCCGTGCAGCGCTCGGGCGCTGACGTGGCCGTGGCCGGCGGCTCCATCTACGGCGCCGCTGACCCGGCGGCAGCCGCGCGGGAGCTCAGGGCAGCCATTATCTGA
- a CDS encoding GntR family transcriptional regulator, whose amino-acid sequence MTSTAVASEAPAPGEPRDALAEPTANGEQAASSVSLAEQAYLTLRDRLIMLEIKPGAPINDTALAAELGVGRTPVREALKRLEVDHLVVSYPRRGTFATAVDITELADVSEIREQLEPLAARRAARDASPAMRERLRETADAIEALAEPIDQRELMRYDITVHRLIYAAAGNPHLTDALIRYDNLATRIWCLVLDKVPSVAGHIQEHAEMLRTIADGRAEDAGRMALEHVTSFEATIRKAL is encoded by the coding sequence ATGACAAGCACCGCCGTAGCATCAGAGGCCCCAGCTCCCGGCGAGCCGCGCGACGCGCTGGCCGAGCCGACTGCAAACGGCGAGCAGGCGGCGTCGTCCGTCTCCCTCGCCGAGCAGGCGTACCTCACACTCCGGGACCGGCTGATCATGCTCGAGATCAAGCCCGGCGCCCCGATCAATGACACCGCGCTCGCCGCAGAGCTCGGCGTGGGGCGCACCCCTGTGCGCGAGGCGCTCAAGCGGCTCGAGGTGGACCACCTCGTGGTCTCCTACCCCCGGCGCGGGACGTTCGCGACCGCTGTCGACATCACCGAGCTCGCCGACGTGTCGGAGATCCGCGAGCAGCTCGAACCGCTCGCAGCGCGCCGCGCGGCGCGGGACGCCTCCCCCGCGATGCGGGAACGGCTGCGCGAGACGGCCGACGCGATCGAGGCGCTCGCCGAGCCGATCGACCAGCGCGAGCTCATGCGGTACGACATCACGGTGCACCGGCTCATCTACGCCGCGGCCGGCAATCCGCACCTCACCGACGCCCTCATCCGCTACGACAACCTCGCCACGCGCATCTGGTGCCTCGTCCTGGACAAGGTGCCCTCCGTCGCGGGGCACATCCAGGAGCATGCCGAGATGCTGCGGACCATCGCCGACGGCCGGGCCGAGGACGCGGGCCGCATGGCCCTCGAGCACGTCACGAGCTTCGAGGCGACGATCCGCAAGGCCCTCTAG